From a region of the Campylobacter showae genome:
- a CDS encoding ABC transporter ATP-binding protein: MQYAIRLNGIEKRFGEVRALEGITFDVNAGEWVSIMGPSGSGKSTLVNILSLMDVPTAGTYTLGGDDASRLSDEETLKFRREKIGLIFQQFHLIPYLNCVENVMIAQYYHSSVDEEDAKKALERVGLGHRLDHRPSQLSGGEQQRLCIARALINDPDILIADEPTGNLDEANERVVLELFQKLRSEGKTILLITHNPDLGQFGDKIVYLRHGKMENIHYVSEGERAEACERLASEPKGQTAFATV; the protein is encoded by the coding sequence ATGCAATACGCGATAAGATTAAACGGGATAGAAAAAAGATTTGGCGAAGTAAGGGCGCTAGAGGGCATCACATTTGACGTAAACGCCGGCGAGTGGGTTAGTATAATGGGCCCAAGCGGTAGCGGTAAAAGTACGCTGGTAAATATCCTCTCGCTGATGGACGTGCCAACCGCAGGTACGTACACGCTAGGCGGAGACGACGCTAGCAGACTTAGCGACGAGGAGACGCTCAAATTTCGCCGCGAAAAGATCGGGCTGATATTTCAGCAGTTTCACCTCATCCCATACTTAAACTGCGTGGAAAACGTGATGATAGCGCAGTACTATCACAGCAGCGTGGACGAAGAGGACGCTAAAAAGGCGCTCGAGCGCGTTGGACTGGGACATAGGCTAGATCACCGTCCGAGTCAGCTTAGCGGCGGCGAGCAGCAGCGTCTGTGCATCGCGCGCGCTCTCATCAACGATCCTGATATCTTGATAGCCGACGAGCCGACTGGTAACCTAGACGAAGCCAACGAACGCGTAGTTTTGGAGCTATTTCAAAAGCTGCGAAGCGAAGGCAAAACGATCCTACTCATCACGCACAACCCCGATCTTGGGCAGTTTGGCGACAAGATCGTCTATCTAAGGCACGGCAAGATGGAAAACATCCACTACGTGAGCGAGGGCGAGCGCGCGGAGGCATGCGAGAGGCTAGCAAGCGAGCCAAAGGGTCAAACCGCCTTTGCGACGGTTTAA
- a CDS encoding TlpA family protein disulfide reductase — translation MIKKYILLVFAAAMIAGCGNSGFDKHHISLNSPKGVDTHYFPEGRRLKTDGKPYMLFFFGTSCGACVAQAPIVNEIYSEFKDKFGVYGIFGPSLGFDKDIDMVKQHHIDYDVISDKVSVDYFSKAVGGVMGVPAIFVFDGEGNLKKRFIGLTPKATLENEIKLVL, via the coding sequence ATGATAAAAAAATATATACTTTTAGTTTTTGCGGCGGCGATGATAGCTGGCTGCGGAAATAGCGGCTTTGATAAACACCACATTAGCCTAAACTCGCCAAAGGGCGTCGATACGCACTATTTTCCCGAGGGCAGGCGGCTTAAAACGGACGGCAAGCCCTATATGCTCTTTTTCTTTGGCACATCCTGCGGCGCCTGCGTAGCGCAAGCTCCGATCGTAAATGAAATTTACTCCGAATTTAAGGACAAATTCGGCGTTTACGGGATATTTGGACCCAGCCTTGGCTTTGATAAAGATATCGATATGGTGAAGCAGCACCATATCGACTACGACGTGATTAGCGATAAAGTTTCGGTTGATTATTTTAGCAAGGCCGTAGGCGGCGTGATGGGCGTGCCTGCGATCTTCGTCTTTGACGGCGAGGGTAATCTCAAAAAGCGCTTCATCGGGCTCACTCCAAAAGCCACTCTTGAAAACGAGATCAAGCTGGTATTATAA
- a CDS encoding TonB-dependent receptor domain-containing protein, whose amino-acid sequence MRLAISLAAATTALFANGANPDVIKPIKDFTPPPPYTPNVAQSAFPENQFDRAPRDDYFFVTDLLDNSMDKFHVAGGFYGRTFYGSGLFKYRGANFYTILNANFSKANRYKDGGGREWNYGYARQGQSAVVGFVPSELSEFRFTLVHDNIDDDKQPHHLMDAVKTERYVGKFNARIGAEDLSNTLNFELMLRDVSRNADNYRLRSAAQTVKVEIDRKIVDAELKYDADFGGFHNLAGISYQHDNHEGKRYVRQPSGWVFNGYRFADVTNKRTRIFDTLSYKFNDFHKLSLALNYDWMRSNLKGLNEPYFAPAAPLRTVKGLVRNVYGYDFDGSVKQDGLSASLKYDFTPNELDSYYAALESLQRIPGNMERFNTLYGPMDNGWVSNPLLKPERHNRVNLGFTYKSEFYKDYLSSRQGEDSFSVGGHFIADDAQDLVIYDRRHAASSTPPINRNAVITRNVDARIYSVNLRGEYNFARNFGLKTSLFYNYGQNKTDGRPLYQIRPFEANLAFDYKDYASFGSYNIGTAVRYVAKQNRGDFDKSTGFGIDKREAAKSFTTMDVYGGFEFKNSWGVRLGVTNIFDKNYAEFISGEHVGALDPAVVHAPGRVVFVSFHSSF is encoded by the coding sequence ATGAGATTAGCTATCAGTCTGGCTGCGGCTACGACGGCGCTATTTGCAAACGGCGCAAATCCCGATGTCATAAAGCCAATAAAGGATTTTACGCCTCCGCCGCCATATACGCCAAATGTCGCTCAAAGCGCGTTTCCCGAAAATCAATTCGACCGCGCGCCAAGGGATGATTATTTTTTCGTGACGGATTTGCTCGATAATTCTATGGATAAATTTCACGTCGCGGGCGGATTTTACGGCAGGACGTTTTACGGTTCGGGACTTTTTAAGTACCGCGGCGCAAATTTCTATACGATTTTAAACGCAAATTTCTCTAAAGCCAACCGCTACAAAGACGGCGGCGGCAGAGAGTGGAACTACGGCTACGCCAGGCAGGGACAAAGCGCAGTCGTGGGTTTTGTGCCTAGCGAGCTAAGCGAGTTTAGATTTACGCTCGTACACGACAACATCGACGACGACAAGCAGCCTCACCATCTCATGGACGCCGTTAAAACCGAGCGATACGTCGGTAAATTTAACGCTCGCATCGGCGCGGAAGATCTATCAAATACGCTAAATTTCGAGCTGATGCTGCGCGATGTGAGCAGAAACGCCGACAACTACCGCCTAAGAAGCGCGGCGCAGACGGTAAAGGTCGAGATAGATAGAAAAATCGTAGACGCCGAGCTAAAATACGACGCGGATTTTGGTGGCTTTCATAATCTAGCCGGCATCAGCTATCAGCATGATAATCACGAAGGCAAAAGATACGTAAGGCAGCCTAGCGGCTGGGTTTTTAACGGATATAGGTTTGCCGACGTGACAAACAAGCGAACGAGGATTTTTGATACGTTAAGCTATAAATTTAACGACTTTCACAAGCTTAGTTTAGCTCTAAACTACGACTGGATGAGGTCGAATTTAAAGGGATTAAACGAGCCTTATTTTGCGCCCGCCGCACCGCTTCGGACGGTCAAGGGGCTTGTTCGCAATGTTTACGGATATGATTTTGACGGTAGCGTCAAACAAGACGGCCTAAGCGCAAGCCTAAAATACGATTTTACGCCAAACGAGCTGGATAGCTACTACGCGGCGCTTGAGAGCTTGCAGCGCATACCCGGCAACATGGAGCGATTTAACACGCTTTACGGTCCGATGGATAACGGCTGGGTGAGCAACCCGCTGCTAAAGCCCGAGCGTCACAACCGCGTAAATTTGGGCTTTACTTACAAGAGCGAATTTTATAAAGATTACTTAAGTTCGCGCCAGGGCGAGGATAGCTTTAGCGTGGGCGGGCACTTTATTGCAGACGACGCGCAGGATCTGGTTATCTACGATCGCCGCCATGCCGCTTCATCCACGCCGCCAATAAACAGAAACGCCGTCATCACGCGCAATGTCGACGCTAGGATTTACAGCGTAAATTTGCGTGGCGAGTATAACTTCGCGCGAAATTTCGGGCTAAAAACATCGTTATTTTACAACTACGGACAAAACAAAACCGACGGCAGACCGCTCTATCAAATTCGCCCGTTTGAAGCAAATTTGGCCTTTGACTACAAAGACTACGCGAGCTTTGGCAGCTACAATATCGGCACTGCGGTGCGCTACGTAGCAAAGCAAAACAGGGGTGATTTTGATAAATCCACCGGCTTTGGCATCGACAAGCGCGAAGCCGCAAAGAGCTTTACGACGATGGACGTTTACGGCGGATTTGAGTTTAAAAACAGCTGGGGCGTGAGGCTTGGCGTGACAAATATCTTTGATAAAAATTATGCCGAGTTTATCAGCGGCGAGCACGTAGGTGCGCTAGATCCTGCGGTGGTGCATGCGCCGGGGAGGGTGGTGTTTGTTAGCTTCCACTCTAGTTTTTAA
- a CDS encoding ABC transporter substrate-binding protein, which yields MNRRGFLGLGAALGATAFAPNLLAKERFDVWGMPAIPSTMLAVASLQGELTKTHDIKLRIWNSPDQLRAGVASGEMKLTAAPSNVGVNLANQGMNFGLLNIMTNGLQNILVKDPSIKSIEDLVGKKLIMPFKNDMPDLVLRAICKKRGIDISKIEINYVQTPPEAIGLFLQKDFDAALSIEPMSSAAILRGKKMGVDVRVGFELPEVWGESFGIKPYIPQAGLIVDLDYYNANREVFEIFHKDMQNALKWILENKQSAAQIGAQYLPAPEPALANAFERSNLTVTKAKDLTDELMSFFEVLFELNPKLLGGKMPDKSLFL from the coding sequence ATGAACAGACGAGGATTTTTAGGACTTGGCGCGGCGCTAGGCGCTACTGCTTTTGCGCCAAATTTGCTTGCTAAAGAGAGATTTGACGTGTGGGGGATGCCTGCGATCCCTAGCACCATGCTAGCCGTGGCGAGCTTGCAAGGCGAGCTAACCAAAACCCACGACATAAAGCTAAGGATCTGGAACAGCCCCGATCAGCTGCGAGCCGGCGTGGCTAGCGGCGAGATGAAACTAACCGCGGCGCCTAGCAACGTGGGCGTAAATTTGGCTAATCAGGGCATGAATTTTGGCCTACTAAACATCATGACCAACGGCCTTCAAAACATCCTCGTTAAAGACCCTAGTATCAAAAGCATCGAGGATCTAGTCGGCAAAAAGCTAATCATGCCGTTTAAAAACGATATGCCAGACCTCGTGCTACGCGCCATCTGCAAAAAACGAGGCATAGATATCTCTAAAATCGAGATCAACTACGTCCAAACTCCGCCAGAAGCCATAGGGCTGTTTTTGCAAAAGGATTTCGACGCGGCCCTATCGATCGAGCCGATGAGCTCGGCTGCGATACTGCGTGGTAAAAAAATGGGCGTGGACGTGCGCGTGGGCTTTGAGCTGCCCGAGGTTTGGGGCGAGAGCTTCGGCATCAAGCCATATATCCCGCAGGCCGGACTCATCGTCGATCTAGACTACTATAACGCAAACAGGGAGGTTTTTGAGATATTTCATAAAGACATGCAAAATGCTCTAAAATGGATCCTAGAAAACAAACAAAGCGCGGCGCAAATCGGCGCGCAGTATCTGCCGGCTCCGGAGCCTGCACTGGCAAACGCGTTTGAGCGTTCAAATTTGACCGTGACAAAGGCTAAGGATTTGACGGACGAGCTTATGAGCTTTTTTGAAGTTCTTTTTGAGCTAAACCCTAAGCTTTTGGGCGGCAAAATGCCTGATAAGAGCCTGTTTTTATGA
- a CDS encoding ABC transporter permease, producing MILVDNVKKDRGAFLKVADYLWGGFSGLATIALIIALWQIGSELGGEFLLPAPQAVFVRAYELLADYKNSEINITLVRSLVGVGTACAIGITLGLVAGAYKSFAAFLKPVITTLLSMPPIIWIVLAIFWFGFGNASTIFTIIITVLPLTFASSMVGMMSVSEELKEMFDAYKLGICKKIRHLYVPHLTSHIISSLSVAVGMGVKIVIMGELLGANDGMGAKIANARVMLDTTEVMAYVVLTIAIIMLFEYLVIEPLKITLMPWKR from the coding sequence ATGATACTCGTCGATAACGTCAAAAAAGACCGCGGCGCGTTTTTAAAGGTCGCAGACTACCTTTGGGGCGGATTTAGCGGTCTTGCGACGATAGCGCTTATCATCGCGCTTTGGCAGATCGGCAGCGAGCTGGGAGGCGAGTTTTTACTCCCGGCTCCGCAGGCTGTTTTCGTGCGGGCGTACGAGCTTTTGGCGGATTATAAAAACAGCGAGATAAACATCACTCTCGTGCGCTCGCTAGTGGGAGTCGGTACAGCCTGTGCCATCGGTATCACGCTGGGACTGGTTGCCGGCGCGTATAAAAGCTTTGCCGCGTTTTTAAAGCCGGTTATCACGACGCTGCTTTCTATGCCGCCTATTATTTGGATCGTTTTAGCTATATTTTGGTTCGGGTTTGGAAACGCGAGCACCATCTTTACGATCATTATCACGGTTTTGCCGCTAACCTTTGCTAGCTCGATGGTCGGCATGATGAGCGTTAGCGAGGAGCTAAAGGAGATGTTTGACGCCTATAAACTGGGCATTTGCAAAAAAATTCGCCACCTTTACGTTCCGCACCTAACTAGCCACATCATCAGCTCTCTAAGCGTCGCCGTAGGTATGGGTGTAAAGATCGTCATTATGGGCGAGCTGCTAGGCGCGAACGACGGTATGGGCGCCAAGATCGCAAACGCGCGCGTGATGCTAGATACCACCGAGGTGATGGCCTACGTCGTGCTTACTATCGCTATCATTATGCTTTTTGAGTACCTGGTTATCGAGCCGCTAAAGATCACGCTAATGCCGTGGAAAAGGTAG
- a CDS encoding ABC transporter ATP-binding protein: MLELQNLEYEILRDKVVRDFSLKVGAGEVVTLFGASGCGKTTILRLISGLIDPRKGKIINKFNKTTYLFQENRLLEWKNALENVLLVMDEPDEKAVLELFARLGLTEKDALKYPDELSGGMRQRVAFVRAIVTKPDLLLMDEPFSGLDYDMKEILIDIVTRRVEEGMSVVLVTHDRMEAARMSSKICFLASKGAVIERELELDRAFSQRDFAYANGVIDENFKGKIYYD; this comes from the coding sequence ATGCTGGAACTTCAAAATTTAGAATACGAAATTTTACGCGACAAGGTCGTGCGTGATTTTAGTCTAAAGGTCGGCGCGGGCGAAGTAGTGACGCTATTTGGCGCGAGCGGCTGCGGTAAAACTACGATCCTGCGCCTGATCTCGGGTCTCATCGATCCGCGCAAAGGCAAAATAATCAATAAATTTAACAAAACGACCTATCTCTTTCAGGAAAATCGCCTGCTGGAGTGGAAAAATGCGCTCGAAAACGTGCTGCTTGTTATGGACGAGCCCGATGAAAAGGCTGTGCTAGAGCTCTTTGCTAGACTTGGGCTAACAGAGAAAGACGCGCTAAAGTACCCTGACGAGCTAAGCGGCGGTATGCGTCAAAGGGTTGCTTTCGTGCGGGCGATCGTGACAAAGCCTGATTTGCTGCTGATGGACGAGCCGTTTTCGGGGCTTGATTACGATATGAAGGAAATTTTAATCGACATCGTCACGCGCCGCGTCGAGGAAGGCATGAGCGTCGTGCTTGTGACTCACGATAGGATGGAGGCCGCACGCATGTCTAGTAAAATTTGCTTTTTAGCGAGCAAGGGCGCGGTGATAGAGCGCGAGCTGGAGCTTGACCGCGCCTTTTCGCAGCGGGATTTTGCCTACGCTAACGGCGTGATAGACGAAAATTTTAAAGGAAAAATTTATTATGATTAA
- a CDS encoding NnrS family protein produces MINDFFTHPMRIFFLTSAVCAVLGGAIFFTPVDFVSWHKFIFLHLVAALAYAGFLLTGLTDWTNFGGGLKKHACAMFSFFAASFISAFFSLFAAHFFMALFWAYLAGLCVYMIWLDRNDDQLGVLAFLLGILGFEIYYLLSGEEKFLNLQIHLHVIAILLVSFRVSVVLGKEALNRESGMQDAAFVPNFVYKNIAIVSVCAFLLASVFFEGSKAVNFAAIACGSAILAKLKEWHYKELLRHSFVIYYYLMQLLLAAAYVGYGASGILGLGLETNMLHVIALNGIIFSIMLIFNIAGLRHSGQELEFLRLSKIAFALVIAAGICRGFLAYVWSGFYIHLPATLIAVAFALWFIDFYKIFRDNEFSDDPE; encoded by the coding sequence ATGATTAACGACTTTTTCACTCATCCGATGAGAATTTTTTTCCTTACGAGCGCGGTTTGCGCGGTGCTAGGCGGAGCGATATTTTTTACGCCCGTAGATTTCGTTAGCTGGCATAAATTTATCTTTTTGCATCTTGTTGCGGCGCTTGCGTACGCGGGATTTTTGCTAACGGGACTAACTGATTGGACTAATTTTGGCGGAGGGCTTAAAAAGCACGCCTGCGCTATGTTTTCGTTTTTTGCAGCGAGTTTTATTAGCGCGTTTTTTAGCCTGTTTGCGGCGCACTTTTTTATGGCGCTTTTTTGGGCGTATCTGGCTGGGCTTTGCGTTTATATGATCTGGCTTGATAGAAACGACGATCAGTTAGGTGTTTTAGCATTTTTACTCGGAATTCTTGGCTTTGAGATTTACTATCTGCTTAGCGGTGAGGAGAAGTTTTTAAATTTACAAATTCACCTGCACGTTATCGCGATTTTGCTCGTATCTTTTCGCGTTAGCGTGGTGCTTGGCAAAGAGGCGCTAAACCGCGAGTCAGGCATGCAAGACGCGGCCTTTGTGCCAAATTTTGTTTATAAAAACATCGCGATCGTTAGCGTTTGCGCGTTTTTGTTAGCGAGCGTGTTTTTTGAAGGCAGCAAGGCTGTAAATTTCGCCGCGATAGCCTGCGGTAGCGCGATTTTAGCCAAGCTAAAAGAGTGGCACTATAAGGAGCTTTTGCGCCATAGCTTCGTGATTTATTACTACTTGATGCAGCTTTTACTGGCGGCGGCTTATGTCGGTTATGGTGCGAGCGGGATTTTGGGGCTTGGGCTGGAGACAAATATGCTGCACGTCATCGCGCTAAACGGCATTATTTTTAGCATTATGCTTATCTTTAATATCGCCGGCCTGCGCCACAGCGGGCAGGAGCTTGAGTTTTTGCGCCTGAGCAAGATCGCCTTTGCGTTAGTTATCGCCGCCGGCATTTGCAGGGGCTTTTTGGCTTACGTTTGGAGTGGATTTTATATCCATCTGCCTGCGACGCTTATCGCCGTAGCGTTTGCGCTTTGGTTTATCGACTTTTATAAAATTTTCAGAGATAACGAGTTTAGCGACGATCCGGAGTAG
- a CDS encoding ABC transporter permease, with protein sequence MKFISFSRTAAMVVKEFRQILRDRATLAMIIAMPLMLMLLFGYAINNNPRHLPSAVVIADSGGKLTRSLVSAMKNTEFFDVKHVGADADRAEAMMQSGEAQFIIYFPPNLERDLMRGQTPKILIATDATDPSANSGAAAALQTAFEQALARDKPGYAQPRAEFELRAHSRYNPELLTRYQIIPGLMGILLTLTTILLTSISVTREFERGTMENLLAAPLRPAEVMIGKILPYLLIAYLQVGALLLIARLLFGLPPIGDWAALFTACTLLMLANLGVGFTFSTLARSQLQAMQMTYFFFLPSMLLSGFMFPFYGMPAWARFIGECFPLTHFLRIIRGVWLKSAQLSDFYYDLAAILAFLCVSTAISLARYKRTLD encoded by the coding sequence ATGAAATTTATCTCGTTTTCGCGCACTGCGGCGATGGTCGTTAAGGAATTTCGTCAAATTTTAAGAGACCGCGCGACGCTAGCGATGATCATCGCGATGCCGCTGATGCTGATGTTGCTTTTTGGTTATGCGATAAACAACAACCCGCGCCACCTGCCCTCAGCCGTAGTGATCGCTGATAGCGGCGGCAAGCTCACCCGCTCGCTAGTTAGCGCGATGAAAAACACGGAGTTTTTCGACGTCAAACACGTCGGCGCGGACGCGGATAGAGCCGAAGCCATGATGCAAAGCGGCGAGGCGCAGTTTATTATATATTTTCCGCCAAATTTAGAACGCGACCTTATGCGAGGCCAAACGCCTAAAATTTTAATCGCCACCGACGCCACCGATCCCTCGGCAAACTCGGGCGCCGCGGCCGCGCTGCAAACGGCATTTGAGCAAGCTCTAGCTAGAGATAAGCCCGGCTACGCGCAGCCTAGGGCGGAATTTGAACTACGCGCGCACTCCCGCTACAACCCGGAGCTACTCACGCGCTATCAGATCATCCCGGGGCTCATGGGCATCTTGCTCACGCTAACGACGATCCTGCTAACGAGCATCTCGGTGACGAGGGAGTTTGAGCGCGGTACGATGGAAAATCTCCTAGCCGCTCCTTTGCGTCCGGCCGAGGTGATGATAGGCAAAATTTTACCCTACCTACTCATAGCCTATCTGCAAGTTGGCGCGCTTTTGCTTATAGCTAGACTGCTTTTCGGGTTGCCGCCTATCGGCGACTGGGCTGCGCTTTTTACGGCTTGCACCTTGCTGATGCTTGCAAATTTGGGCGTGGGATTTACATTTAGCACGCTAGCTCGCAGCCAGCTGCAAGCGATGCAGATGACTTATTTTTTCTTTTTACCTTCGATGCTGCTGTCGGGGTTTATGTTTCCTTTTTACGGGATGCCCGCGTGGGCGCGGTTTATCGGCGAGTGCTTTCCGCTGACTCATTTTTTGCGTATCATTAGAGGCGTATGGCTAAAAAGCGCCCAGCTTAGCGATTTTTACTACGATCTAGCCGCGATTTTGGCGTTTTTATGCGTTAGCACGGCCATATCGCTCGCTAGGTATAAAAGGACGCTAGATTAG
- a CDS encoding ABC transporter ATP-binding protein, with product MNAQNISAQIRRPNLDEIWLGQNLNARGGKIYGIDKAPPSAGKISNLSGSNLANELKAKFNSANLPLNLTNAANLIASQSSNLTPNLSPKPQSGDYAIDIRGLTKKFGKKIITNGVDIRVKKGSVCGFLGPNGSGKTTTIRMLCGLLKPDGGSGSCLGYDFRSQSEAIRLKTGYMTQKFGWYDDLSVRENLEFIARLFAVKNQKAAVNQILDRLDLAPRQNHLAGSLSGGWKQRLALAMCLVHGPELLLLDEPTAGVDPKARREFWDIIHELAQDGITVLVSTHYMDEAERCHELIYIAYGKILARGTQSDIIAGYDLNVWQLSGDRAGEAASLLASNAALSVSAFGNGYHVTAKDVAALQEEVKGLEIPRNELSLRPIKASLEDVFIHLLELHKDERF from the coding sequence GTGAACGCGCAAAATATCTCCGCTCAAATTCGGCGTCCAAATTTAGACGAAATTTGGCTCGGGCAAAATTTAAACGCACGCGGCGGCAAAATTTACGGCATAGACAAAGCTCCGCCATCGGCTGGGAAAATTTCAAATTTGAGCGGGTCAAATTTAGCAAACGAGTTAAAAGCGAAATTTAACAGCGCAAATTTGCCCTTAAATTTGACAAACGCAGCAAATTTAATCGCAAGCCAAAGCTCAAATTTGACTCCAAATTTGAGCCCCAAACCGCAGAGCGGCGACTATGCCATCGACATTAGAGGCCTCACCAAAAAATTCGGCAAAAAGATTATCACGAACGGCGTCGACATCAGGGTCAAAAAGGGTAGCGTGTGCGGATTTTTAGGGCCAAACGGCAGCGGCAAGACGACCACGATACGCATGCTTTGCGGCCTTTTAAAGCCAGACGGCGGTAGCGGCAGCTGTCTGGGGTATGATTTCCGCAGCCAAAGCGAAGCCATACGCCTAAAAACTGGCTATATGACGCAAAAATTCGGCTGGTACGACGACCTTAGCGTGAGGGAAAATTTGGAATTTATCGCTAGGCTTTTTGCGGTCAAAAACCAAAAAGCCGCCGTAAATCAAATCCTAGACCGCCTAGACCTCGCCCCGCGTCAAAATCACCTAGCGGGCAGTTTATCGGGCGGCTGGAAACAGCGGCTGGCGCTTGCGATGTGCCTCGTACATGGCCCGGAGCTACTTTTGCTCGACGAGCCCACGGCTGGCGTAGATCCAAAGGCTAGGCGCGAATTTTGGGATATCATCCACGAGCTAGCCCAGGACGGCATCACCGTGTTAGTCTCCACGCACTACATGGACGAGGCCGAGCGCTGCCACGAGCTCATATATATCGCCTACGGCAAGATCCTAGCCCGCGGCACGCAGTCAGATATCATCGCCGGCTACGATCTAAACGTCTGGCAGCTAAGCGGAGATAGAGCGGGTGAAGCGGCGTCGCTGCTAGCCTCAAACGCCGCGCTTAGCGTTTCGGCTTTCGGCAACGGCTATCACGTAACAGCAAAAGACGTGGCCGCGCTACAAGAAGAGGTCAAAGGCCTAGAAATACCGCGAAACGAGCTAAGCCTAAGACCGATAAAAGCGAGCCTAGAGGATGTTTTCATCCACCTGCTAGAGCTTCATAAAGACGAGCGATTTTAG
- a CDS encoding HlyD family secretion protein, whose protein sequence is MGLNLSKFYAFFAFFILIFVGCADEKGSAFFNGYVEGDYIYVAPSVSGRIVNLSVKEGAAVKEGEPLFVLDSAEALANLDAAKANVSALEAELADLSTGKRPEEIERIDAELKQAKAALWIAEANYERAKSLLTKHAVSQKEFDAAKAEFNRANALVSELNAALKVANLPARSEQITSLKAKIQAAKAQERAAQWRLEQTAVLAPRSGLVEDIFYKTGEFVQSSQPVLSLLPPSEVKIRFFVPAGALPSLREGQKARISCEGCADFTARIVKIASAPEYAPPVIYNQTSQSTLVYLVEAVPENNVTALHPSLPIKARLEP, encoded by the coding sequence ATGGGTTTAAATTTGAGCAAATTTTACGCGTTTTTTGCCTTTTTTATCCTGATTTTTGTAGGCTGCGCGGATGAGAAGGGGAGTGCGTTTTTTAACGGCTACGTCGAGGGCGATTATATTTACGTGGCGCCTAGCGTTAGCGGACGGATCGTAAATTTGAGCGTCAAAGAGGGCGCCGCCGTTAAAGAGGGCGAGCCGCTTTTTGTGCTTGATAGCGCCGAAGCGTTAGCGAATTTAGACGCCGCAAAGGCTAACGTGAGCGCCCTAGAAGCCGAACTGGCCGACCTTAGCACTGGCAAGCGCCCCGAGGAGATCGAGCGGATAGATGCCGAGCTAAAACAAGCCAAGGCCGCGCTTTGGATCGCGGAGGCTAACTACGAGCGCGCAAAGTCGCTGCTAACTAAACACGCTGTTTCGCAAAAAGAATTTGACGCCGCAAAGGCGGAGTTTAACCGCGCAAACGCCCTAGTTAGCGAGCTAAACGCCGCGCTGAAGGTCGCAAATTTGCCCGCTAGAAGCGAACAAATAACAAGCCTAAAAGCAAAAATACAAGCGGCCAAAGCGCAAGAGCGCGCCGCGCAGTGGAGACTAGAGCAAACCGCTGTCTTGGCGCCGAGATCCGGACTCGTCGAGGATATATTTTATAAAACGGGCGAGTTCGTCCAAAGCTCGCAGCCCGTGCTATCTCTACTGCCGCCGAGCGAGGTCAAGATCAGGTTTTTCGTACCGGCAGGCGCGCTGCCTAGCCTGCGCGAGGGGCAAAAAGCGCGCATTAGCTGCGAGGGATGCGCGGATTTTACCGCTCGTATCGTAAAGATCGCGTCCGCTCCCGAGTACGCCCCGCCCGTCATCTACAACCAAACTTCGCAAAGCACGCTGGTCTATCTAGTCGAAGCCGTGCCCGAAAACAACGTAACCGCCTTGCACCCGTCGCTACCGATAAAAGCGAGGCTAGAGCCGTGA
- a CDS encoding molybdate transport repressor, producing MTTKENKKGAVSALFLAVALFAAGCAGYFYYGIGGTGVFTMVVAVICAVFCVKKIFQVSFLSIDDDGFLVQKGGKNAKFYFKDIEEIGVRMVDAKRKIDVLNVRFKRGKLDRDAADGLIQPIGDDDAVIYDKYELSKHEVFKILKQKFEALNAQKSENKKK from the coding sequence ATGACGACGAAAGAAAATAAAAAAGGGGCGGTAAGCGCGCTATTTTTGGCGGTCGCGCTATTTGCGGCGGGATGCGCGGGGTATTTTTATTACGGCATAGGCGGGACGGGCGTTTTTACGATGGTCGTTGCCGTGATCTGCGCCGTTTTTTGCGTGAAAAAGATATTTCAAGTTAGCTTTTTAAGCATCGATGACGACGGATTTTTAGTACAAAAGGGCGGCAAGAATGCCAAATTTTACTTTAAAGATATCGAAGAAATCGGTGTTCGCATGGTAGACGCTAAACGCAAAATCGACGTTTTAAACGTGAGATTTAAAAGAGGCAAACTAGACCGCGACGCCGCTGATGGCCTCATACAGCCTATCGGCGACGACGATGCCGTGATATACGACAAATACGAGCTTTCAAAGCACGAAGTTTTTAAAATTTTAAAGCAGAAATTTGAGGCGCTGAACGCGCAAAAAAGCGAAAATAAGAAAAAGTAA